The following coding sequences are from one Mycosarcoma maydis chromosome 23, whole genome shotgun sequence window:
- a CDS encoding uncharacterized protein (related to Superoxide dismutase) produces MVVAPLVRSGCLASRALRTSVVSSPFSSALAASSSSTSQLRTLHTCPPTPEPLSEGCAPFLSSSTIKQISQNWQSGLLELLNQEVRDTEFASSSIVETVIGLSQNREKLLAFNYASQALNNAFFLSTLAPQDRLRNPTPLPKLATAISKSFGSFPEMCLAFSSAAYGMSASGWVWLVTDQQRNLGVVPTFGAGTVIVQNRIQQGKHFSLPSINDQPPATTDVPKTHSQDRPTRPVDSLFRGLGITDKVGKELYPLLNISVHEHAWLNDYGIMGKEEYLTTFWNCVNWDKVEERFESYCPQSSRYL; encoded by the coding sequence ATGGTTGTTGCACCTCTCGTCCGCTCAGGATGCCTCGCATCGCGTGCGCTTCGTACGTCTGTTGTTTCTTCACCCTTCTCGTCCGCCTTGgccgcctcgtcctctaGCACCAGCCAGCTTCGCACCCTGCACACGTGTCCACCCACGCCCGAGCCTCTCTCTGAAGGATGTGCTCCCTTCCTTTCTTCGAGCACGATCAAGCAGATCTCGCAAAACTGGCAATCCGGTTTGCTCGAATTGCTCAACCAAGAAGTGCGAGATACCGAAttcgcctcttcctcgatcgTAGAAACCGTGATTGGTCTCTCGCAAAACCGCGAAAAGCTGCTCGCTTTCAATTACGCATCACAGGCGCTCAATAAtgccttcttcctctcgaCACTTGCACCGCAGGACCGACTCAGAAACCCAACACCACTTCCCAAActcgccaccgccatctCAAAGAGCTTTGGTAGCTTCCCAGAGATGTGCCTCGCCTTCTCATCCGCAGCCTACGGCATGAGCGCTTCCGGCTGGGTTTGGCTCGTCACCGACCAACAGCGAAATCTCGGCGTGGTCCCCACCTTTGGCGCAGGAACCGTCATCGTCCAGAACAGAATCCAACAGGGCAAACACTTTTCCCTCCCCAGCATCAACGATCAACCCCCCGCAACAACCGATGTCCCAAAGACACATTCACAAGACCGCCCAACCCGTCCAGTAGACTCGCTCTTCCGTGGCCTAGGCATCACCGACAAGGTCGGCAAGGAGCTCTACCCTCTCTTGAACATCAGCGTCCACGAACACGCCTGGTTGAACGATTACGGCATCATGGGCAAGGAAGAGTACCTCACCACCTTCTGGAACTGCGTCAACTGGGACAAGGTCGAAGAGAGGTTCGAATCTTACTGTCCCCAATCCTCGCGATACCTCTAA